Proteins encoded in a region of the Candidatus Poribacteria bacterium genome:
- a CDS encoding NADP-dependent oxidoreductase, with translation MNRQITLASRPVGYPKESDFNLVEVPMPTPGDGEVLVKTLYLSVDPYMRGRINAAKSYAANVEIDEVMVGSVIAEVIETEHPNFEVGDIVNAGIGWQEYGVVGGDGLRKIDPTIAPISTGGGILGMPGLTAYFGLLEVGKLQERETVFVSGAAGAVGSVVGQIAKIKGCRVVGSAGTDEKVAYIVDELGFDDAFNYKEVTDYHEELQRLFPDGIDVYFDNVGGVITDAVFLNLRIKGRVVICGQISQYNLEKPETGPRFLWHMITKRARIEGFLVSEFADQHAEALVEMSAWVQQGKLKYHETIEEGGIESAPAAFISMLKGGNIGKQLVKISD, from the coding sequence ATGAATCGTCAAATTACCCTCGCTTCTCGACCTGTAGGATACCCAAAGGAATCGGACTTTAACTTAGTTGAAGTGCCGATGCCAACGCCTGGAGATGGCGAGGTATTGGTAAAGACGCTCTACCTCTCAGTTGATCCGTATATGCGGGGACGGATTAATGCAGCGAAATCTTATGCCGCCAATGTGGAAATTGATGAGGTCATGGTGGGAAGTGTAATCGCTGAGGTTATTGAGACGGAGCACCCGAATTTCGAGGTGGGTGATATCGTCAACGCGGGTATCGGGTGGCAGGAATACGGTGTCGTTGGTGGTGATGGACTGCGGAAGATTGATCCAACAATCGCACCCATCTCAACAGGCGGCGGGATTCTCGGTATGCCCGGTCTAACAGCCTACTTCGGCTTACTTGAAGTTGGGAAACTTCAAGAACGGGAGACAGTCTTTGTCTCTGGTGCCGCTGGTGCCGTCGGCTCCGTCGTCGGACAGATCGCGAAAATCAAGGGTTGTCGGGTTGTCGGGTCCGCCGGAACCGATGAAAAAGTCGCTTACATTGTTGATGAACTCGGCTTTGATGATGCTTTTAATTATAAAGAGGTTACCGACTATCATGAGGAGCTCCAGAGACTTTTCCCGGATGGCATTGATGTCTATTTTGACAACGTCGGTGGCGTTATCACGGATGCCGTTTTCCTCAATTTAAGAATCAAAGGTCGTGTGGTGATCTGTGGACAGATTTCACAGTATAATTTGGAGAAGCCGGAGACAGGTCCCCGTTTTCTCTGGCACATGATCACCAAGCGCGCGAGAATCGAAGGTTTCCTCGTCTCTGAGTTCGCCGATCAGCATGCGGAAGCACTCGTTGAGATGTCGGCGTGGGTCCAACAGGGCAAATTGAAATACCATGAAACGATTGAGGAAGGTGGGATCGAAAGCGCGCCCGCAGCGTTCATTAGTATGCTAAAAGGCGGCAATATCGGGAAACAACTCGTCAAAATTTCCGACTGA